The following coding sequences lie in one Pseudomonas svalbardensis genomic window:
- the mksE gene encoding Mks condensin complex protein MksE, translating to MHLDLNELSQLAPIFRELFKGYHVSRRDPELYAQLSNFQDQYRTLFKALGFELVCDTRGFYYFVPDLAAAAVNKTAQRLALFTFILVEHLADQGRDPVAVLDGGSLGRDELPSLLEKYRDLFIQAEVQTVEELEEKIMRRMTQLGFAGEENGIYRFLPPMHRFLDVCLSVQQDRDLAASLHSVLPLPVPVLIDDDSDEKLLETDDPLDLSDFAEESEEDAMARAIAEEQETDA from the coding sequence ATGCATCTTGATCTAAACGAACTGTCCCAGCTGGCGCCGATTTTTCGCGAGCTGTTCAAGGGCTACCACGTCAGCCGCCGCGACCCTGAGCTGTACGCGCAACTGTCGAACTTCCAGGACCAGTACCGCACGCTGTTCAAGGCCTTGGGCTTTGAACTGGTCTGCGACACCCGTGGTTTCTACTACTTCGTGCCTGACCTCGCCGCCGCAGCAGTGAACAAGACCGCGCAACGTCTGGCGCTGTTCACCTTCATTCTTGTCGAGCACCTGGCCGATCAGGGCCGTGACCCGGTCGCCGTGCTCGACGGTGGCAGCCTCGGCCGCGACGAGTTGCCATCGCTGCTGGAGAAATACCGCGACCTGTTTATCCAGGCCGAAGTGCAGACGGTTGAAGAGCTCGAAGAAAAAATCATGCGCCGCATGACTCAGCTCGGTTTCGCCGGCGAAGAAAACGGCATCTACCGTTTCCTGCCGCCGATGCACCGCTTCCTCGATGTCTGCCTGTCGGTCCAGCAGGATCGCGACCTGGCTGCCAGTCTGCACAGTGTTTTGCCATTGCCGGTGCCAGTGCTGATCGATGACGACAGCGACGAAAAACTTTTGGAAACCGATGACCCGCTCGATCTGAGCGACTTCGCTGAAGAAAGCGAAGAAGACGCCATGGCCCGCGCCATTGCCGAAGAACAGGAGACCGACGCATGA
- a CDS encoding serine kinase/phosphatase: MTESRRPYDAVQPEPIDDNEDRMGSMHELDFDEEEPSAKIGDELTQTERERLMPRERVREAGITGASTDDHESTDDDMSPETLIHEDGARDAHEAGEGGQADWDLSIVDEDDIGGGNGLDEEELARRDPMDGNR; this comes from the coding sequence ATGACTGAATCACGACGTCCGTACGATGCGGTGCAACCCGAGCCCATCGATGACAACGAAGACCGCATGGGCTCGATGCATGAGCTGGATTTCGACGAGGAAGAACCCAGCGCCAAAATCGGCGACGAGCTGACGCAAACTGAGCGTGAACGCCTGATGCCTCGGGAACGCGTACGTGAAGCCGGCATAACCGGGGCCTCGACCGATGACCATGAGTCCACCGACGACGACATGAGCCCGGAAACCCTGATCCATGAAGACGGCGCACGGGACGCCCACGAAGCGGGTGAAGGCGGCCAGGCCGATTGGGATTTGAGCATTGTCGATGAAGACGACATCGGAGGGGGCAATGGGCTGGATGAAGAGGAACTGGCGCGACGGGATCCGATGGACGGTAATCGTTGA
- the mksF gene encoding Mks condensin complex protein MksF encodes MSKERYGIRRFALLNTAGYSLGLFPLEEPLSVYGANNLGKSASINALQFPILARMSDMSFGKYSLEQSRRFYFASDTSYILVEVSLPHGPHVIGVVGRGPGGGFGHQFFAYAGKLDLAHYQKNDTCLRQKELFTNLEREGLKAYELKPDELRRLLVGGHTSIPLDLTLIPLRSTSEQSLKTFRALFINLLHMREITAAKLKQLFLDAFEHSLRSGSVDYIAACEEAFRDVRRMEQDYNSLVTAGPLVEALAAGVTQRNILRGKLHRISPLLDSLLGTWSDYASARKEELTIQAEHYRNEQDALQNDQRGGTQELMRLEREITGIQRWLGELSALKNRFALVDDVKVLEQQLLAAKDAHDELAGALAQSRQFSAEDLEERLRDLEKRLKSVKQQLDHADNNSYARLREEFSQQDVERLMRLFNSALFSLPLGEYGITLDEEGQWVKSMELILDGFKGERFEVPGLSIDISHIEPPALQALADRAALRDQKERLDKELKQLKTQAAVAADRAASKTQTEALYQQVLDAQKALEDFRRAQTLSAEESDKLEQLAQMEAAQDELKRSSDAFTERVQQLSAKLQLVGRQIGDMEAKQRTLDDALRRRQLLPADLPFGTPFMDPIDDSMDNLLPLLNDYQDSWQGLMRSDGQIEALYAQVRLKGVAKFDSEDDMERRLQLLINAYAHRTDEALTLGKARRAAVTDIARTLRNIRSDYDSLEHQLALFNREINKRQVSNLQSFRIVLAPNKEALKHIDQIIHSAGQYEEGETLSVFDLSQSADQDNKNEEAKEYLARLVAANHNQLGLKDLFELAFEITKVNGSPVIHTDIDGAASNGTTMTIKALTNMYLLLHLMDRDQAGRVRLPYYLDEAADIDEKNQAALLETSLQLGFVPILASVKPQVCASVAIDLEGGSGPNGIYIDEADWKYIRRHDEVKAAVNVEADEPELDAV; translated from the coding sequence ATGAGCAAGGAACGCTACGGCATTCGCCGCTTTGCCCTTTTGAACACCGCCGGTTACAGCCTCGGCCTGTTCCCGCTGGAAGAACCGTTGTCGGTTTACGGCGCGAACAACCTCGGCAAATCCGCCTCGATCAACGCCTTGCAGTTCCCGATCCTGGCGCGCATGTCGGACATGAGTTTCGGCAAATACAGCCTGGAACAATCCCGACGCTTCTACTTCGCGTCGGACACCAGCTACATCCTGGTCGAAGTGTCCCTGCCCCACGGTCCTCACGTCATTGGCGTGGTCGGTCGCGGCCCGGGCGGTGGTTTCGGTCACCAGTTCTTTGCCTACGCCGGCAAACTGGATCTGGCGCATTACCAGAAAAACGACACCTGCCTGCGCCAGAAAGAATTGTTCACCAACCTTGAGCGCGAAGGACTGAAAGCCTACGAGCTCAAGCCGGATGAACTGCGTCGATTGCTGGTGGGCGGTCACACCTCGATCCCGCTGGACCTGACGCTAATCCCGCTGCGCTCCACCAGCGAGCAGAGCCTGAAGACCTTCCGCGCACTGTTCATCAACCTGCTGCACATGCGCGAAATCACCGCGGCCAAGCTCAAGCAGCTGTTTCTCGATGCGTTCGAACACAGCCTGCGTTCCGGTAGCGTTGATTACATCGCCGCGTGCGAAGAAGCGTTCCGCGATGTACGACGCATGGAGCAGGACTACAACTCGCTGGTCACTGCTGGCCCATTGGTCGAAGCCCTTGCGGCAGGCGTGACCCAGCGCAACATCCTGCGCGGCAAATTGCACCGGATCTCGCCGCTGCTCGATTCCCTGCTCGGGACCTGGTCGGATTACGCCAGTGCGCGCAAGGAAGAGCTGACGATTCAGGCCGAGCACTACCGCAACGAGCAAGACGCGCTGCAAAACGATCAGCGCGGCGGCACTCAGGAGCTAATGCGTCTGGAGCGGGAAATCACCGGCATCCAGCGCTGGCTCGGCGAACTGTCCGCGCTCAAAAATCGCTTCGCGTTGGTTGATGACGTCAAAGTGCTGGAGCAGCAACTGCTCGCGGCCAAGGACGCACACGATGAGTTGGCCGGTGCGTTGGCCCAGTCGCGGCAGTTCAGCGCCGAAGATTTGGAAGAGCGTCTGCGGGATCTAGAAAAACGCCTGAAGTCGGTGAAACAGCAACTCGATCACGCCGACAACAACAGCTACGCCCGTTTGCGCGAGGAATTCTCGCAACAGGATGTCGAGCGCCTGATGCGTCTGTTCAACAGCGCGCTGTTCAGCCTGCCGCTGGGCGAATACGGCATTACGCTGGATGAGGAGGGTCAGTGGGTTAAGTCCATGGAGCTGATCCTCGATGGCTTCAAAGGCGAGCGTTTCGAAGTGCCGGGGCTGTCCATCGACATCTCGCATATCGAGCCTCCAGCGCTGCAAGCCCTGGCTGACCGCGCGGCGTTGCGCGATCAGAAAGAGCGTCTGGATAAAGAACTCAAGCAACTGAAAACTCAAGCTGCCGTGGCCGCTGACCGCGCTGCGAGCAAAACCCAGACCGAAGCGCTGTACCAGCAAGTGCTGGATGCGCAGAAAGCGTTGGAAGATTTCCGCCGCGCACAAACCCTGAGTGCAGAGGAAAGCGACAAGCTGGAACAACTGGCGCAAATGGAAGCCGCTCAGGACGAGTTGAAGCGTTCCAGCGACGCCTTCACCGAACGCGTCCAGCAACTGTCGGCCAAGCTGCAACTGGTCGGCCGGCAGATCGGCGACATGGAAGCCAAACAACGCACCCTCGACGACGCCCTGCGCCGCCGTCAGCTGTTGCCGGCAGACCTGCCGTTCGGTACGCCGTTCATGGACCCGATCGACGATTCCATGGACAACCTGCTGCCGCTGCTCAATGACTATCAGGACAGCTGGCAGGGTTTGATGCGCAGCGATGGCCAGATCGAAGCGCTGTACGCTCAGGTCCGCCTCAAGGGCGTGGCCAAGTTCGACAGCGAAGACGATATGGAGCGTCGCCTGCAACTGCTGATCAACGCGTACGCGCACCGCACCGACGAAGCGCTGACGTTGGGCAAGGCTCGCCGTGCAGCGGTGACCGACATCGCCCGGACCCTGCGCAACATCCGCAGCGACTACGACAGCCTCGAGCATCAACTGGCGCTGTTCAACCGCGAGATCAACAAGCGTCAGGTCTCCAACCTGCAGAGTTTCCGCATCGTACTGGCGCCGAACAAGGAAGCGCTCAAGCACATCGACCAGATCATCCACAGCGCCGGCCAGTACGAAGAAGGCGAAACCCTTTCGGTTTTCGACCTGAGCCAAAGCGCTGATCAGGACAACAAGAACGAAGAAGCCAAGGAATACCTGGCGCGGCTGGTGGCGGCGAACCACAACCAACTCGGCCTCAAGGACTTGTTCGAGCTGGCGTTCGAGATCACCAAGGTCAACGGATCGCCGGTGATTCATACCGACATCGATGGCGCCGCCTCCAACGGCACGACCATGACCATCAAGGCGCTAACCAACATGTACTTGTTGCTGCACTTGATGGACCGCGATCAGGCTGGTCGCGTGCGCCTGCCGTACTACCTCGACGAGGCGGCGGACATTGACGAGAAGAACCAGGCAGCGCTGCTGGAAACCAGCTTGCAGCTTGGCTTCGTGCCGATCCTGGCGAGTGTGAAGCCGCAGGTCTGCGCCAGTGTCGCCATCGACCTGGAAGGTGGCAGCGGCCCGAACGGTATCTACATCGACGAGGCGGACTGGAAGTACATCCGTCGTCACGATGAAGTGAAGGCTGCCGTTAATGTTGAAGCGGACGAGCCTGAGCTGGATGCCGTCTGA
- a CDS encoding energy transducer TonB — translation MQVVNWLPRTELPFAAPSRPELLEMPEPVVVAPVTPAPVAEALVEPVAKPAERVKIEVPRPSLASTRTNAKVEEEATPVAVKAPVVPPPRFALQLLRAGRCLLLVELPTGESFQTRDPAYLLLKDMLRAAGLPDSPQIVGEPVRWPLLVRGTMDQGPEAARDFVQGFLSARLEDAPCVCVWLIGLPAVRFAGEANAESFNRELQVDGLGSVWALPGLELLMEEPQRKADVWQAMRRLMARWKESNE, via the coding sequence ATGCAGGTGGTCAACTGGCTGCCGCGCACCGAATTGCCCTTTGCTGCGCCATCGCGCCCTGAACTGCTGGAGATGCCCGAGCCGGTGGTCGTCGCCCCGGTGACGCCGGCTCCTGTGGCTGAGGCGCTTGTGGAACCTGTGGCCAAACCGGCTGAACGGGTGAAAATCGAGGTGCCACGGCCATCGTTGGCCAGCACGCGCACGAACGCCAAGGTCGAAGAAGAGGCGACTCCAGTCGCGGTCAAGGCTCCGGTCGTGCCGCCGCCGCGTTTCGCCCTGCAATTGCTGCGGGCTGGGCGCTGCCTGCTGTTGGTCGAGTTACCCACAGGCGAATCGTTCCAGACCCGCGACCCCGCCTATCTGTTGCTCAAGGACATGCTGCGTGCCGCCGGTCTGCCGGACAGCCCGCAAATCGTCGGTGAGCCGGTGCGCTGGCCGTTGCTGGTTCGGGGCACCATGGATCAAGGCCCGGAAGCGGCTCGCGACTTCGTTCAAGGTTTTCTGTCGGCCCGGCTGGAAGACGCTCCGTGCGTCTGCGTGTGGCTGATTGGCCTGCCGGCGGTGCGTTTCGCCGGTGAAGCAAACGCCGAATCCTTCAACCGTGAACTCCAGGTCGATGGCCTGGGCTCGGTCTGGGCCCTGCCGGGTCTGGAATTATTAATGGAAGAGCCACAGCGTAAGGCTGATGTCTGGCAAGCCATGCGTCGGCTGATGGCGCGCTGGAAAGAATCGAATGAGTGA
- the rimI gene encoding ribosomal protein S18-alanine N-acetyltransferase — protein sequence MSDAVSFRPMIEADLDAVLKIEYAAYSHPWTRGIFLDGLGKYQIWLMFEGQQQVGHGVVQIILDEAHLLNITVKPENQGRGLGLTLLEHLMSRAYDAKARECFLEVRDSNRGAFKLYERYGFNEIGRRRDYYPAVGGREDAVVMACTLVD from the coding sequence ATGAGTGACGCTGTATCGTTCCGCCCGATGATCGAGGCGGACCTGGACGCTGTACTGAAAATCGAATACGCGGCTTACAGCCATCCCTGGACTCGCGGGATTTTTCTCGATGGGCTGGGTAAATATCAGATATGGCTGATGTTTGAAGGCCAGCAGCAGGTCGGCCACGGGGTGGTGCAGATCATCCTTGATGAAGCGCATCTGCTGAACATCACCGTCAAACCGGAGAACCAGGGCCGCGGCCTGGGCTTGACGTTGCTGGAGCATTTGATGTCCCGGGCGTATGACGCCAAGGCGCGGGAGTGTTTCCTTGAGGTGCGCGACAGCAACCGTGGTGCGTTTAAGTTGTATGAGCGTTATGGGTTTAACGAGATTGGCCGTCGACGCGATTACTACCCGGCAGTTGGCGGGCGTGAAGATGCCGTTGTGATGGCCTGCACCCTCGTCGATTGA
- the mksB gene encoding Mks condensin complex protein MksB: MIEPKRVLRALAEHWALLEPLCEHFDQGTLSLNELRSQLAAQQLDSTPQDITSLLDVWIRLDILVPVAKSPNRFELNAQIHDFLAYLRREHRLGLCLEIEAYLRHLERLAGYIQDAFDIRDGHDLARQLRLLDMRVRDVLKKLANDEQALVAVAERAKTSDRQIPLRQRYAEVLATWDEYVEPMIQLVNADGAFEQGVRKVENVLLKMLTEQQRLGHLVDDDMLLRTHARILEMQTSAQLTLRHARELLLPLREEARRHNAVTRGAALALSAIRRKGIDAVPQAAMPMFTRPQSTFLGSASQVEAYVYALARFEPKPARFPKAHKTQKGEAPRAPRTVREMLERCEDALPMPDLMTWLLEQEPDGATDELLYWFSRLSREKRFKRERLERRDYHTHEHQVSLRSFALLSARDTAAEDSASTPHAS; the protein is encoded by the coding sequence ATGATCGAACCCAAGCGCGTCTTGCGCGCCCTCGCTGAACACTGGGCACTTCTGGAGCCACTGTGCGAGCACTTCGACCAAGGCACCTTGAGCCTAAACGAACTGCGTTCACAGTTGGCCGCCCAGCAACTCGACAGTACGCCGCAGGACATCACCAGCCTGCTGGACGTGTGGATCCGCCTCGACATTCTGGTTCCCGTGGCGAAAAGCCCGAACCGTTTCGAGCTCAATGCGCAGATCCACGACTTCCTCGCTTACCTGCGCCGTGAGCACCGTCTGGGCCTGTGCCTGGAGATCGAAGCCTATCTGCGCCATCTCGAGCGCCTGGCCGGTTATATCCAGGACGCCTTCGACATCCGCGACGGCCACGACCTGGCGCGCCAGTTGCGCCTGCTCGACATGCGCGTACGGGATGTATTGAAAAAACTCGCCAACGACGAACAGGCCCTGGTGGCCGTCGCCGAGCGGGCCAAGACCAGCGACCGGCAGATTCCCCTGCGCCAGCGTTACGCTGAAGTACTGGCGACCTGGGACGAATACGTCGAGCCGATGATTCAGTTGGTGAACGCCGACGGCGCCTTCGAACAAGGCGTGCGCAAGGTCGAGAACGTGCTGCTGAAGATGCTCACCGAACAGCAGCGCCTCGGCCACCTGGTCGATGACGACATGCTGCTGCGCACCCACGCGCGCATCCTCGAGATGCAGACCAGCGCCCAGCTGACCCTGCGTCATGCCCGCGAACTGCTGCTGCCGCTGCGTGAAGAAGCCCGTCGGCACAACGCCGTGACCCGTGGCGCGGCGCTGGCCTTGTCGGCCATTCGTCGCAAAGGCATCGATGCGGTGCCACAAGCGGCGATGCCGATGTTCACCCGCCCGCAAAGCACCTTCCTCGGCAGCGCCAGTCAGGTTGAAGCCTACGTGTATGCCCTGGCCCGTTTCGAGCCGAAACCGGCTCGATTCCCCAAAGCCCACAAGACGCAGAAAGGCGAAGCACCGCGCGCGCCACGCACGGTTCGGGAAATGCTCGAACGCTGCGAAGACGCCCTGCCGATGCCGGACCTGATGACCTGGCTGCTGGAGCAGGAGCCGGACGGCGCTACCGACGAATTGCTCTACTGGTTCTCGCGTCTGTCGCGCGAGAAACGGTTCAAACGCGAGCGTCTGGAACGCCGCGATTACCACACTCATGAGCATCAGGTCAGCCTGCGCTCCTTCGCCCTGCTCTCGGCCCGCGACACCGCCGCCGAGGATTCTGCGAGCACCCCACATGCATCTTGA
- the can gene encoding carbonate dehydratase gives MNELQDLIDNNERWADAITKEDPDFFAKLARQQTPEYLWIGCSDARVPANEIVGMLPGDLFVHRNVANVVLHTDLNCLSVIQYAVDVLKVKHILVTGHYGCGGVRASMQDRQLGLIDGWLRSIRDLYYEKREELAKLPTEEERVDRLCEYNVIQQVANVGHTSIVQNAWHRGQSLSVHGCIYGIKDGRWKSLNATISGFEQLPPQYRLRPVEAL, from the coding sequence ATGAACGAATTACAAGATCTGATTGATAACAACGAGCGCTGGGCTGACGCGATCACCAAAGAAGATCCTGATTTCTTCGCCAAGCTGGCCCGTCAGCAAACCCCGGAATACCTGTGGATCGGTTGCTCCGACGCCCGGGTGCCGGCGAACGAGATCGTCGGCATGCTGCCCGGCGATCTGTTTGTACACCGCAACGTGGCCAACGTGGTGCTGCACACCGACCTCAACTGCCTGTCGGTGATTCAGTACGCGGTCGACGTGCTGAAGGTCAAACACATCCTCGTTACCGGTCACTATGGCTGCGGCGGCGTGCGCGCCTCAATGCAGGACCGTCAGCTGGGCCTGATCGACGGCTGGCTGCGCTCGATTCGCGATCTCTATTATGAAAAACGCGAAGAACTCGCCAAATTGCCCACTGAAGAAGAGCGGGTCGACCGCCTCTGCGAATACAACGTGATCCAGCAAGTGGCCAACGTCGGGCACACCAGCATTGTGCAAAACGCCTGGCACCGCGGGCAGAGCCTGTCTGTTCACGGCTGCATCTATGGCATCAAGGACGGTCGCTGGAAAAGCTTGAACGCCACCATCAGCGGTTTCGAGCAATTGCCGCCGCAATACCGTCTGCGTCCGGTCGAGGCGTTGTAA